In Candidatus Aegiribacteria sp., the DNA window AATTGATCTCGCGAATGGGCCGAAGAAAGAGGGCTTATTTCAATACCGGTAACTTCCCAGCCATTCGATCGGAGAAAGTCAAGAAGAAATCCATATGCGCACCCGACCTCAAGCAGTCTTCTTCCGCTTGTGCGTTTGATAAGATCGCGGTGCCTGCGCCTGAAAATCCGGAGGAATGTGTCGTGATACTGCTCAAAAATATTGACGTAGCCCTTGTAACCCACGTCTCCATCTTCGTAATAGGATTTGCTGTACATTTTTGTAAGTTCGTCCTCTGAAGGACGTTCAGCCAGATAGACAAATCCGCAGTTCCTGCATCTGACAACAGGCCATGTCATCTGGATACTCAGAAGAGAAAAGCAATTCGAACCACAGAGTTTGCAGTCAGTCTTTTCTCTCGGGAAAGTGCTCCAATCCAGAATTATACCTCTTTCACGCCTGAATATGCTGTCATAATTCAACAGGTGCACCGGAACCGGTATTCCTGCGGACTTGACACGTCAACCCCTGTGACACTTGACAGGATAAGAATAACGTCGAATATCCAGCAAATCATTTTGATGAACAACATGCATGATAAAGAATAACAATACCCTGCATGAGAAGGGGTTGACAATTTCCAACCCCTTGACAGATTACGGTCCTACGCAAAATTTCTGAAACGTTACGGGAACCATAATGCTTATTCTTAATTATAACATGTGAATCTATTCATTTGAAAGGCGGATGTTTTGGCGACCAAGCGAACAGAAGGCAGGTCACTTGAGCTATACCTGAGAGAAATCGGAAGTAAAGAAACACTATCATCCGCGGAGGAAGCATCGCTCGCAAAACGGATCCGAAAAGGTGAGCAGGAAGCTCTTAACGAGCTGACAGAGGCTAATCTCAGATTCGTTGTAAGCATTGCAAAACAGTACGCGAACCAGGGTGTTGCGCTGGAAGATCTGATAAACGAGGGGAATGTAGGGCTTATAAGGGCCGCCAAGGGATTTGATGAGAGTAAGGGCTGCCGCTTCATTACGTATGCTGTCTGGTGGATCAGACAGGCGATCCTGCAAGCACTTGCAGAGCAATCGAGAATTGTCCGTCTGCCATTGAATCGAGTAGGAGAGCTGTACAAGATGGGGCGGGCTGCGCGCGAACTGGGACATTCACTTGGAAGAAATCCATCAACAAATGAGATAGCGGATGAGCTGGATGTATCCAGAGATGACGTAGAATGTATGATGTCCATTCACAGCACACATTTATCACTTGACAGTCCGGTGTATGAGGGTAGCGACAAGACTTTCCAGGAAATGATCTCTAACGATGATGATGTCCCGCCCGATGAAGCAGTGGTGCTTTCCGCAATGAGGAGAAGTGTTGCCGGGATGCTTGATATCCTTGACCAGCGCGAAAGAACCATCATACAGCTGTTCTTTGGAATCAATACAGACCGAAGGCATACACTTGCTGAAATTGGCAGAACCATGGGTATCAGCAGGGAGAGGGTTCGTCAGCTCAAGAACAGAGCTATCTCAAAGCTTAATGATAAATCAGATAATAAAAACCTTCTTCTTTATCTGAAGTAGCGATTAAGGTTGAGAAGATGCCCTTAGGTACGATACACTGGATACCGCACAAATCCGGCAGAAGAAGTAAACCCTACAATCTGACGAGCGTCAAATTCAGGTTGTTCATTCTCATTTCCGCTTTATTTCTTACCGGACTGGCGACGCTGTTTTTCATTATTGGCCGCGAAAATGGCAGGAATCAGGTCTCTATTGACAGCAAAAGGGAACTTATCCTGCTTCGGGGAGAAGTGTATCAGCTCTCAAGACGGGTAAGAGATCTTACGCTTGATTTTGAGAGAATACTAATACGTGAGGAACAGATTCTTGTAGCTGGAGCCGGACTGAATCTGGATTTTTCCGGACTATTTCATAGAGACGACACACCTGTAGAACCTCCCGGAAATGATATTTTCAGATATATTGACGATCTGGAAATGGAGGTGCTTCTGGCTGAACGTCTGGCTTCCGCGGAACTGATGGCCTACGATTCACTGGTGAACTTCTTCATTGAAAGAAAGAGTGAACTGGCTCAAATTCCTACTATCTGGCCAGTTGACGGCATATTTGTGAGTGATTTCGGTCCCAGGATTGATCCGTTCACAGGTGCGGTTCGATATCATAAGGGCATTGATCTGGCATGTGTCAGCGGCACTCCCATATATGCTCCAGCGGATGGAGTAGTCATTTTCGGTGGATGGACAGGCGGCTGGGGACTTAATATCGTGGTCAGGCATACTGAGCACGTTTCAACAAGATATGCTCATTGTTCATCATTATGTTCAGTTGCTGGTCAGCGTGTCATGCGTGGTGATCTTATTGCCAGGGTTGGTTCTACAGGCAGGTCTGTCGCACCGCATCTGCATTACGAAGTACTGATAGACGGAGTACAGGTTGACCCTGAGGATTATATAATAAGGGAAGGGCCCCATGCGGCGGTATTCTGACCGTAATTCGATCCTTGTCAGTGCCTGTCTATGCGGAATTCCGTGCAGATACGACGGAAAATCCAAACCTGTTGAAAAATATGTGCGTATGCTCAGAAACGGAAAATGTCTTCCATTCTGTCCTGAAAGACTTGGCGGTCTCACTACTCCGAGAGAACCAGCGGAGATTACAGGGGATGATGGTTTCGCAGTCCTTGACGGCAAGGCGGAAGTACTTCTGCGCGACGTCCCCGGAAAGGTAACATCTTTCTTCCTAAAAGGCGCTTCTCTGTCCGTCTCACTCGCGAACGCAGTCAAACCATCTATTATCTATCTAAAGGAAAAAAGTCCCTCCTGCGGGCTGCGAAACGGTAAATCAATGCCGGGGGTTGCTGCGGCCGCATTGATCAGAGCAGGCTTCAGTGTGGAACCTGCGGATTGAAACCAGAAGTAGATCTCTGGGAACGGTACGGCCCTTTATTCTCAATTGAAGAGAAACTGATATTTCCTCCCGATCATCGTGAACTTCAATTCTATGGTGAGTTGCGAAAACGACATCGGGGAAGTTGCATGGAAATCGGAGCGGGTGACGGAAGACTGGCCGGTGTTCTGGGTAGTGATTCACTTACAGTAGGACTTGAGCCGTCAGCGTCCATGTTTGAACTCTGGACTCCCGATGACCGCGAAAGAGTCCGTTGTATAAGAGGACTGGGACAGCAGCTGCCACTGCTGGAATCCAGCCTTGATTTCATTCTATTTCCATACAATGGAATTCATTGCATTCTGGATAGAGATGACCGGAGAAACCTTCTCTCAGAAGTTGCCCGTGTACTTCATCCCCGGGGAAAGTTCTTCGCCGAGACATGTCCCAGATTCGATGACAGGGAAGACGAAGAGAATGTTGAGCGATATCATTACCGGAAAGATGGCTTTTCACTTCGTCTTGTGGAGACTGTAAGTCACGACAGAGAAAAGGGAATTATATCCTTTGATATGGAATACTCCGGAAGTTCGGTTCCTGAAGGTACTTCATCCATGGTTCTTGAACTCGCGTTGATATCTGCGGGAGAATTTCTGCATGACATCAGGGAAGCTGGATTGAATATAGTATCGATCTGGGGGGATTACGATTACTCCCCCTGGGATAAACGGTATTCACCAAGACTTCTGATTCTGGCAGAGAGGAGCGATACATGATTTTGATGAAGGGTCTCCTGGTTCTAAGTCTGCTTTCAGGCGGGATGTCCGATCTGAGAGAACCCTGCCCATCTCCGGACGGTGAAACCGTTGCATTCTGCTTCAGAGGAGATATATGGGAAGCTCCGCTAACCGGAGGAACCATGAGATGTCTTGTTCCCGGTGAGAGTATTGAGACTTCTCCCAGCTATTCTCCGGACGGGGAAAGACTCGCATTCACCAGTGACAGAACCGGCGGGGGAGATATATATGTAATGAATGCCACCGGAGGACAATCAACCCGTCTGACGTTTCATGCCGGTGAGGATCGTGTACTCTGCTGGAACTCATCAGCTGACTCTATCTATTTCCTCTCGTCAAGAGAAGGCGGAGATGACTGGGTTTACTCGGTTTCCGTCTCAGGCGGTACTCCGCGACCGGTTGCCAGAGTTGAGACTCAGAATACATGTGTGCTGCCCGGAGGGTTAGCGATTGAAAGAGGATTTACCCCCTGGTGGCGAAAGCACTACAGCGGATCGGCCTCCAGGAATATCTGGATCGGCTCCGGAGAAACATGGGAGATCCTGATCGATTCTGAACTCGATGAAAAATGGCCCATGTATTCCGCGATTACAGGTGAGATTCTCTTTGTAATGGAAGATTCATCAGGTCATAACGCCATCTGGAGTATTTTTCCGGGGGAAGAACCGCTTCAAAGAACATTTTTCTCCGAAGGAGATATCACATATCCTGCTATAAGCTCA includes these proteins:
- a CDS encoding RNA polymerase sigma factor RpoD/SigA; this encodes MATKRTEGRSLELYLREIGSKETLSSAEEASLAKRIRKGEQEALNELTEANLRFVVSIAKQYANQGVALEDLINEGNVGLIRAAKGFDESKGCRFITYAVWWIRQAILQALAEQSRIVRLPLNRVGELYKMGRAARELGHSLGRNPSTNEIADELDVSRDDVECMMSIHSTHLSLDSPVYEGSDKTFQEMISNDDDVPPDEAVVLSAMRRSVAGMLDILDQRERTIIQLFFGINTDRRHTLAEIGRTMGISRERVRQLKNRAISKLNDKSDNKNLLLYLK
- a CDS encoding M23 family metallopeptidase, with protein sequence MPLGTIHWIPHKSGRRSKPYNLTSVKFRLFILISALFLTGLATLFFIIGRENGRNQVSIDSKRELILLRGEVYQLSRRVRDLTLDFERILIREEQILVAGAGLNLDFSGLFHRDDTPVEPPGNDIFRYIDDLEMEVLLAERLASAELMAYDSLVNFFIERKSELAQIPTIWPVDGIFVSDFGPRIDPFTGAVRYHKGIDLACVSGTPIYAPADGVVIFGGWTGGWGLNIVVRHTEHVSTRYAHCSSLCSVAGQRVMRGDLIARVGSTGRSVAPHLHYEVLIDGVQVDPEDYIIREGPHAAVF
- a CDS encoding DUF523 domain-containing protein: MRRYSDRNSILVSACLCGIPCRYDGKSKPVEKYVRMLRNGKCLPFCPERLGGLTTPREPAEITGDDGFAVLDGKAEVLLRDVPGKVTSFFLKGASLSVSLANAVKPSIIYLKEKSPSCGLRNGKSMPGVAAAALIRAGFSVEPAD
- a CDS encoding class I SAM-dependent methyltransferase; translated protein: MKPEVDLWERYGPLFSIEEKLIFPPDHRELQFYGELRKRHRGSCMEIGAGDGRLAGVLGSDSLTVGLEPSASMFELWTPDDRERVRCIRGLGQQLPLLESSLDFILFPYNGIHCILDRDDRRNLLSEVARVLHPRGKFFAETCPRFDDREDEENVERYHYRKDGFSLRLVETVSHDREKGIISFDMEYSGSSVPEGTSSMVLELALISAGEFLHDIREAGLNIVSIWGDYDYSPWDKRYSPRLLILAERSDT